In the Platichthys flesus chromosome 14, fPlaFle2.1, whole genome shotgun sequence genome, CTGTTCCTCTCGTCTTTATGTTTGTCCCATCGTACTCTTGTTGGCACCACGCCCTAAGTCCTGCTTTATCTTGAAGCACCAGTGGCCGCCCACATCCTTAAGATGTAGCCCTGTATATAACAGCTCTCAGCCTGGCAGCAGCCTTAAGAACACACGCAAACATGCCATAAAAGGCCTTCTGCTTGATTAAACTAGACGTCCTTGTTGGTTATTTATCCATCGACTTGTTGATTTTCAGCGTGTGGAGAGTGTCACTGGCAGCAActgtcttctctgtgtctgtcttgcTGCTGTCTTTCTTAGACATGTCGGGTTCCCACAGGAAGAACTCATGGAGGAGAGTGTTGACAGTGTCGGGACACTCCATCATGACCATGTGACTGCCTTCCTCAATGACTTTTAAGAAGGCAAATAGGAGGATCTAAGAAAATGAAAGCAgatcattatattatatatcacCGCAGCAGAAACAGGACATTTTGTATCAAAAATTAAGATACATCAGCATAAGGAAGATGTGCTATACCTCTGCCATGCGCTGATCCTCATCCATGGGTACAAACTTGTCACACATGCCATGAACTAGAAGGATGGGAACGGTGAGTTCAGCATGGTAGACCTCATCCCCCTCTGGCCAGTACTGGCCGCTCATCATGGCTCGCAGGACGAACGGTGACACGTTGAAGGCATTGCCCTGcttcagcagctgcttctctttTGTGCCCTGACGAGCAAATCCCGCTCTAAAAGgtgttagagagagaaaacattgtGTCAAATGATatgacatttaaatacacaaaatgtttaGCCTGCAATCAGAGAAGTTGGTGATAGTTTTCTGCACCACACCAGTGCAGCTCTTACTTGAGGAAGCTCCAGGCCAGACAGGGTGAGAGACAGTGAAGGACGCAGGATGGCAGCTGGAATATGGAGCAGAGGCTGGGCTCCAGAGCTGTGGGACCTCCTCCATTGATCATCACCACCTTATGGACTAAATCGGGATATTCATGGGCCAGGAAGGTGCAAAATGACACCctggaaaagatggagacagCATGTTACCAGCATGTTGTAAAAACGATTATAACAGATATTGGTGGTTAAAGATTTGATATATAGCATCTTTCAAAGACTCACCCATATGAGTGGCCGATGAGAATGTTGCGTTTCCGAGCGTATCTCTTGAAGATGGCGCGTAGATCCTCAGCCAGGGCATAAAAAGTATAAGCGGCTGCAATCTGTGGAGCAGTGCTGGCTCCGTGCCCCGCCAGATCCGGCGCAATGACCTCATAGCCCAGCCGAGAGAAGAAGTCCAGCTGGCTGCCCCAAATGTCCAGAGAGCCTCCCACACCATGCACAAAGAACAACGCCACGTCTGAGTGCGTCCCTTTGCAGCTAGCGATCACCCTATTTGAGTCTATAACCACTGTGCGCTTTGGCTTGCGACGGCGGcggcgaggaggtggagcaggctTCTGTTCgccatgaggaggaggaactggaggaggaacaggttTTGGGTCTGGAGAGGAGGCGATTTCTTTGTAGTCTGccagctccacctccactgTGCTGCATGGCTCCAGATCCCCATCCTGACACTGCAGGATCTCAGAGTGCAAAACGTCACCGAGATTCTCAATTACCAACTGGCCGTTGCGGTAGACAGTGATCTTCCTCTTGCAGTGGACACTGCTGCCAGTGTTGCTCTCATTAGAGCGAGGAGAGCCTTCATCAGCGCAGTTCCcgtctgttttctctttgtctgcaaCTTGATCCTCTGTTACTATGGGCTGACGCTCAGGGACGATGTGCCGCACTCTCAGCACTCTTCCAGGTTTCACCTCTACAAACTCAAACCCATCGGAGGGTTCTGACGACTCCAGGGGCAAGACCAGACTGGCAGCCTTCCCAGTCAGGCAGCAGAGGATCCCCTCAGTGATGCTGGTCAGCATGACGCTCCCCTGCAGAAACAACAGCACAGATACAGCAAAGCAGATCATGAGTCAAATGCTCAATTTGAAACATAGCACAAAAGGAGAACATAGAATGTACAAGTTGTATGAACAGATGTGTGGGTCAGTGAAGCTTTTTTCTCTACTCCTACCAGCATCATTTTTTTACTAGCATTCAAACTTTAGATTATTATACAGTGTATATAGTCCAGGTTTGCAGTGTTTGCAAAATGTCAACAGCTCAGCAGGATGAGATTTGGTCCCAGCTGGATTCCTATTAGATTGGGCCCAAGCTGTTTCCTAGCAACAGTTACAATGAAACCGTCTCCTTTATCCTCCGATCGGACCACACACGGTGATGAGTGAAACGCAACACACTGACATGCTTTCAGTTTAACAGACTGGGAACCACTATGCAAATGCAAAACACCACAGTCAGTGCAAGTCCAGCTAACGCTCCACTGACACACTCACCTGGGTGACGAAGCATTAAGCATTCATGGACCCACAAACAGAACAGCATGAAAGTAAAACTTGTTCCCTATGTCAATCCGGCCTCCATGTTTTCTATTAATAACCTGTCCTtttcacatggtcagagtcaggatatatataaatagaaaacaaccAGTCATCTTGCATGACCGTAAACATGCCTGCATAGAGCATGTCTCCTCGCAGTGTGATGGCAGTTTACCAGGATATCACCATATCCAgtggagaggagatgaaaaaaaCTCTCAGATATGTTCCAGTCACAGCTAAACTACAGTATGTCATGTTGTGTAAGTGAAGCATCGCTAGTCCTCAGTTTTAGTTTAACCACAGGCTGGTTATCTCCAGGAAACAGAGTGGTAAGAGTCACACTGTAAGGCTTTACTGTTTCCTCTTAAGCAGAGCTCAGTGTGCACCTCACCGCCTGCAGGGCTGATAGTCACATCAATGCTCAAAATATTCCATGTTACATGTTGTGTAGACCATGCCTGTGTTCGACACAAGACAAAATGTAATACGTTAAGagtttgaacacacacataactgAAACTATAGGAGATTCATTCACCTTATCACAAATGCAAGGattccatgtttgtgtttgttaaatgtttctCCAGTCAATTGTTGACAAACATCCAATTTATAACCAATAACCACACAGGGTAGGGttcatttgtgcatgtgtctgtgttctgtgcAGGTTTGTCTGAAGGTCAGTGCATCACAGGCTCTCCAGTTACATCCTGGTGGAGCTGGGTGAATGTCAGCCGACTGTTCCTTTTCCACAAACATCAACATGGAGCGCTGGCACAAGAGAGACACACGAGCTGCGAGGCTGATAGAAACTGCTGCAGGCCTAAAGGTATCTGACTATTTATGAAGGTTTTTAAATGTCAGCTCAGCTGCAAGTAGAGCCCAACCAATATCTGTTGTTACATTGTCCTTTCCCtatcacaaaataaatcagtATCTGTATATAAGGcagataaagagaaaaataatttagaaatgtcatcattaTTTGTCCTCGAGAAGAATGATAGTATTTTACTGGTGAACAGttcaacacaaatcaaaacatatGCTCTCCATTACAAATGCACCATCAACCTATGCCAATCTTTATATCATAAGATTATCTGTGGATTCCTCCAGTATCCTTTGCTCTGTATAGCTACAAGTGGTACATGATGAGACATGGTCACTTACAGTAGCTAGGATGTCCCTGACATAAAGCTGCAGGTcattcaaagaaaacaaactagAGCTGTATCAGGCAGCTCTGTTTAGTTTATTAAATCATGGAATCTCCTCCTGACCTACTCTCCAACACCCTACCTCCAACCACGATTTAAATTTGGCATAAGAGATCCACAAACCCTAACAACAAACAGGCTGAAGGTTACTCAGCCATGTTAAATTGTTGGTCTGCACTGCAGAATATCTGGGTTGATGTGTCTGTCAAGTCTTTACACTAATATTTGGAACACCGTGTGCTGCTCCATTTCCAAAAGCTAGACTTTTACGCACAGTACAGTAGAGCGACAAAATGTGTGCACATTAAATATTTGCAAAAAAACAGACCATTATAACCCACTGCAAGGCCTAATGCAAAGATGTCCTATGGTGTGGCTAGTTGTGTGAGCCTGTGAACCCAAAACATGAAAGCCATACACTGCAATAATAGGCTGCAGGGGTCAAATATTTGAAGTATCATGCTTCATACGTAGCTAAAAATTGTTTTGCAATTCTCATATAGATTTACGCAGGATATAGTTGCAAGATTCAAAGTATAGCAGTCTTTTGCAGCAAGCCATACCTGCAAACTGTATAttattgatagatagatagctgaTGGATGGATTGTTTGTGCGCTGTCACAGGACAAATGCATGAAGCaatggtgcagcggttgtaTTGATGCTGATTGCACAATAAACATCAGCTACTTAGACATATTAAGGCAATTCAAATCCATCCCTTACCTGCAGAATTATTGATGATTCAGTTGATTAGAAATCTGCAGCAAACGACTCGAGTCCAGGGCTGACGACGGTGACATGAAAGAATCGTTGCATTTGGTGCAACAATTTGTCTACGCTGGAGATGCTGCTGCAAAACAGTCAACGTTTCTTAATGGCCTCATCACACTGCGATCACAGGGGTTTGCATTGCTGGTAATGGCGCATGCTTCCTTAAAAATATGCCACATGCATTTCAATGAGACACCCATTACGtttcaaggaaaaaaaaacatcaacacacacactgttgtgttgttctccCCAAGCATCCACTGCGCATCCAGGCCGAGCCCTACCCTGCTGCCCTTGTATCTGCAGCACACGCGGTCTCTCTCCGAGTGGCAGCGCGGAGGGCGAATAGAGGAGCAGCGTGTGCAGAGAGGAGGCCAATGGCAGAGGCTCATTCCCCTGTTGCTAAGGCTGACAGAATAGCTAactgtgcgcgtgcgtgtgcatgcactc is a window encoding:
- the abhd8a gene encoding protein ABHD8, with translation MLTSITEGILCCLTGKAASLVLPLESSEPSDGFEFVEVKPGRVLRVRHIVPERQPIVTEDQVADKEKTDGNCADEGSPRSNESNTGSSVHCKRKITVYRNGQLVIENLGDVLHSEILQCQDGDLEPCSTVEVELADYKEIASSPDPKPVPPPVPPPHGEQKPAPPPRRRRRKPKRTVVIDSNRVIASCKGTHSDVALFFVHGVGGSLDIWGSQLDFFSRLGYEVIAPDLAGHGASTAPQIAAAYTFYALAEDLRAIFKRYARKRNILIGHSYGVSFCTFLAHEYPDLVHKVVMINGGGPTALEPSLCSIFQLPSCVLHCLSPCLAWSFLKAGFARQGTKEKQLLKQGNAFNVSPFVLRAMMSGQYWPEGDEVYHAELTVPILLVHGMCDKFVPMDEDQRMAEILLFAFLKVIEEGSHMVMMECPDTVNTLLHEFFLWEPDMSKKDSSKTDTEKTVAASDTLHTLKINKSMDK